The Fusobacterium necrophorum subsp. necrophorum genome includes the window CAACTGCATACAAAGGTAAAATAGCAAAGGGTAAACTTGTGTATACAGAAATAAGAATTACCGCAGCCGGATTATACAAAAATTTAATCGGCTGTTCCAAAATATGAAATTTTATCAAAAGAGAATTGAAAAAACCGTTACTTCCCAAAAGAGAAATCCACGAGTAAATTCTCACTAAAAAATTCGTCCAAAAAGGAATAATCACTAAAAACAACAATTCCTGTTTATACCGGGAACGAGCAATATAATAAGCAACCGGTATGGAAAAAAATACCGTGAAAAGAGTAATCCATACTGAAATATAAATCGTTTTCCATAATACGGTCAAAAAGACTTTATCTCGAAAAATAGAAAAAGCAGCCATAGAGAAGGAAAACTCAACTCCACCGTAGGTTCCTTTTTTTAAAAAAGCGTAAGATAACACAATCAACATAGGAATCATAAAAAACAAAGTCAGCCACAAAGTAATAGGCAAAGTATAAAAATATTTTTTCTTGCTATGTTTCACTCTAGCTCACCTCTATTAAAAAGCCGTCGTCGGCATCCCATGAAATGAAAGCGTCTTCATCCCACCAAATAGCAGCTTCATCGTTATCATCAAAATAGACGGCATGTTGTTGAAACACTTTGAAAGTGTACTGCTCTTTCTGACACAAATGCACAAAATATTTACTTTGGAAGCCTGTGTAAATCAATTCATTGACATAGACAGGCAAGGTGTTAATCGTAGAGCGTCTTCCTCTGGGTTTTGTTTTGGTCAATTTAATTTTTTCGGGACGAATCGAAACTTTGACATG containing:
- a CDS encoding ABC transporter permease, translating into MKHSKKKYFYTLPITLWLTLFFMIPMLIVLSYAFLKKGTYGGVEFSFSMAAFSIFRDKVFLTVLWKTIYISVWITLFTVFFSIPVAYYIARSRYKQELLFLVIIPFWTNFLVRIYSWISLLGSNGFFNSLLIKFHILEQPIKFLYNPAAVILISVYTSLPFAILPLYAVVEKFDFSLLEAARDLGATNCQAFFKVFLPNIKSGIIAATLFTLIPSLGSYAVPKLVGGTNATMLGNIIAQHLTITRNWPLASTISASLIIITSIAVWIFSKMNRKEVREENE